The following coding sequences lie in one Dunckerocampus dactyliophorus isolate RoL2022-P2 chromosome 4, RoL_Ddac_1.1, whole genome shotgun sequence genomic window:
- the LOC129179266 gene encoding phytanoyl-CoA hydroxylase-interacting protein, which yields MDTTLSTPCNIQICEVTCDSFRIMWDMTSEDTARATHFFIDLSRKECRDPNRFKHRDVPTKLVAKAVPLPMAVRGHWFLSPCTEYCVAVQTAVRQPDGDYLVSEWSQVVEFCTGDYAIEHLQQLLDKAKGSAGRLLKFSVFYRNQHSDYFDCVRKECQGLMHPALKDTSGSHGSPINGKLQGVFFSCNTEFDTGLPPKDSPYGPLRFQIPAGHLLNPNISLYFADFYCMYTAYHYVVVVLAPVGSEGDQFCRSRLPLLDLASNPLLTYTAPQRPGDEPLYCHASDVILEVLFTDPVSLDQGTVEQISGHHQLKSLTTANAKKDPSCKVCNISVGR from the exons ATGGACACCACTCTCTCTACCCCGTGCAACATCCAAATATGCGAGGTGACGTGCGATTCGTTCCGcatcatgtgggacatgacCTCTGAGGACACGGCCAGAGCCACGCACTTCTTCATTGACCTGAGTCGCAAGGAGTGCAGGGATCCCAACCGTTTTAAACACAGG GATGTGCCGACCAAACTGGTGGCGAAGGCCGTGCCTCTCCCCATGGCGGTGAGGGGACACTGGTTTCTGAGCCCctgcacagaatattgtgttgctgTGCAGACAGCGGTTCGACAGCCAGATGGCGACTACCTTGTGTCAGAGTGGAGCCAAGTGGTGGAGTTCTGCACAGGAG ACTACGCCATAGAACACCTCCAGCAGCTTCTTGACAAGGCCAAAGGCTCTGCGGGAAGGCTGCTGAAATTCTCTGTGTTTTATCGCAACCAGCATTCAGATTACTTTGACTGCGTCAG AAAGGAGTGTCAAGGTCTAATGCATCCAGCCCTTAAAGACACCAGTGGGAGTCATGGTTCTCCTATCAATGGCAAACTGCAAGGAGTCTTCTTTAGCTGCAATACTGAGTTTGACACTGGCCTCCCCCCCAAAGACTCTCCATACGGCCCCCTGCGCTTCCAGATTCCAGCTGGACATCTGCTCAACCCCAATATCTCATTGTATTTTGCTGACTTCTACTGCATGTACACAGCCTACCACTATGTGGTTGTGGTGCTGGCCCCAGTGGGCTCAGAGGGAGACCAATTCTGCAGAAGCCGTCTCCCTCTGCTGGACTTGGCCAGCAACCCCTTATTGACATACACCGCCCCCCAGAGGCCGGGGGATGAGCCGCTCTACTGCCACGCCAGTGACGTCATCCTGGAGGTGCTTTTCACTGACCCGGTGAGTTTGGATCAGGGTACCGTGGAGCAAATCAGCGGACACCATCAGCTCAAGAGTTTGACCACGGCGAACGCCAAGAAAGACCCGAGCTGTAAAGTGTGCAACATCAGCGTGGGCCGGTGA
- the ppp1r3c2b gene encoding protein phosphatase 1 regulatory subunit 3C-B-like, translating to METSSTNVLPVFGLGSMAQSAGLVEIAVRLCLNQRKQLCPHVWVPILKPLRPCIRPALSKHICSGILRQDCPILPFSCSLEDFDEEDVLAPVKNKHVVFADSKGWSLAEVRVFSNEDEHSDLDPLPSLQGLGSMIEAGYSCTVSTCCPGTQLTLGFPQPSANFQAFRAKLAESMITLENCTVTEQALRGTVRVRNVSFQKDVRVRITFDSWQSYRDVPCTYLQQRFGGPHTDIFEFDITIPKVLDAKRKIEFCLSYSPGGQGDTFWDNNNGQNYTIDVCVSSHFCHNR from the exons ATGGAAACATCCAGCACAAA TGTCCTGCCTGTCTTTGGCCTGGGATCAATGGCACAGTCAGCTGGACTAGTGGAGATTGCTGTCAGGCTATGTTTAAACCAACGTAAACAACTGTGTCCTCATGTTTGGGTACCCATCCTGAAGCCTTTGCGACCCTGCATTCGTCCTGCACTTTCAAAACACATATGCTCTGGCATCCTACGCCAAGACTGCCCGATCCTGCCGTTCTCATGTTCCCTTGAGGACTTCGATGAGGAGGATGTTTTGGCTCCCGTCAAGAACAAGCACGTGGTTTTTGCTGACTCCAAGGGATGGTCTTTGGCAGAGGTTCGAGTCTTTTCTAATGAGGATGAACACTCAGACCTGGACCCGCTGCCATCCCTCCAGGGTTTGGGGAGCATGATCGAGGCTGGTTACAGCTGCACGGTCAGCACCTGCTGCCCAGGAACACAGCTCACACTTGGCTTCCCACAGCCCTCTGCTAATTTCCAGGCCTTTCGTGCCAAGCTTGCTGAGAGCATGATCACACTGGAGAACTGCACGGTCACTGAGCAGGCCCTCAGAGGCACCGTCCGAGTCCGAAACGTCAGCTTTCAAAAAGATGTGCGTGTGCGCATCACTTTTGACTCATGGCAAAGCTACAGAGATGTGCCCTGCACGTACCTTCAGCAGCGCTTCGGAGGACCGCACACAGACATCTTTGAGTTTGACATAACCATACCTAAAGTACTTGATGCAAAGAGGAAGATAGAATTCTGCTTAAGTTATTCACCAGGAGGACAGGGTGACACCTTTTGGGACAACAACAATGGACAGAACTACAcaattgatgtgtgtgtgagctcACATTTTTGTCACAACAGATAG